The following are encoded together in the Pectobacterium wasabiae CFBP 3304 genome:
- a CDS encoding putative virulence factor, which translates to MSTINSEQIIQGWQNIEAGAGQAIDWIATVREDAPHLDREADHLTINLRRSRNKARRLAQAAAKPMTVGFFGLSQAGKSYLISALAAGENGNLETQLAGKQLDFLKHINPPGGGKEATGLVTRFSRRSASTREHQQVSLLLFSEVEIGKILANAFIHDFNQEKFNWQYDEKRTHNLLMALAKRRNASRVPGVTEDDVVSLWDYLSRHAGKSQSRLALHYWPQAIALAPWLTPKDRGVLFSVLWGDVPELTEAYTQFAQTLQRLGGAPEVRAPLHTLVQEKDGLLVQHDSIMNVDMLERLNKEPDVRIDVTPIQDGQAGAPVEISLAELAALTVELHIPLLTPPREPLFESVDLLDFPGYRGRLGVESMDDIRREVKSEESNPLAQLILRGKVAYLFERYTENQEMNVLVVCTASTKQSDVKEVGDVLNEWINYTQGADTEARGRRLPGLIWALTMFDLRISQGLSHDEAILRQSWGLGGMIKMAMTERFGKFKWMQEWQQGQAFNNTFLVRKPGQITPFIRIENEKEDAIREESKAQLALMRKTFLEDSAVTRYIATPDAAWDAMLNLNDGGMRRMADYLSQVARPEVKLERIAEQLQDMRGELVEGGLGKWYQPEGEEEVAKKNLIAQEILAALKKRNGMHGELLARLVPTRRSLQELYLQQISVEPEEATEEEADFFDIGVDDAFGIDAPAAATHSHETAFARQALQLWINHLRDLPETPAMLNYINLPRPVIALLVDELITGLLRLKLEDALVSVMTNTEQAGVRRERMVERQVSRVLHVMSNFVTWLGYLTVPETKRPVRPNMQDQAIFTRPMQCDSVQWMDDERLTRLTPQQLNYSAIFIIDWLIGLEALIAENAGHSAGREISVAQNEKLGAIIHRIKTAQE; encoded by the coding sequence ATGAGCACTATCAATTCTGAGCAGATTATTCAGGGCTGGCAAAATATTGAGGCTGGCGCAGGACAGGCGATTGACTGGATCGCGACCGTTCGTGAGGATGCCCCGCACCTGGATAGGGAAGCCGATCACCTCACCATTAACCTACGTCGCAGCCGTAACAAAGCCCGCAGATTAGCGCAGGCGGCGGCGAAACCGATGACGGTAGGCTTCTTTGGTTTATCACAGGCCGGTAAATCGTATTTGATCTCCGCTCTCGCAGCAGGAGAAAACGGTAATTTGGAGACACAACTTGCCGGTAAACAACTTGATTTTCTGAAGCACATCAACCCTCCCGGTGGAGGGAAAGAAGCCACTGGGTTAGTCACCCGTTTCAGCCGACGCAGCGCGAGCACCCGTGAGCATCAACAGGTTTCTCTGCTACTCTTCAGCGAAGTGGAGATAGGGAAAATCCTCGCGAACGCCTTTATTCATGATTTTAATCAGGAAAAATTTAACTGGCAGTACGATGAGAAGCGAACCCATAACCTGCTAATGGCACTGGCGAAGCGCCGCAACGCCTCTCGGGTTCCGGGCGTCACAGAAGATGACGTGGTATCACTATGGGACTATCTCAGCCGTCATGCAGGAAAGAGCCAGAGCCGTTTGGCATTGCACTATTGGCCTCAGGCGATTGCGCTGGCTCCTTGGCTGACGCCGAAGGATCGCGGGGTGCTTTTTTCTGTTCTATGGGGTGACGTGCCGGAACTCACAGAAGCCTACACCCAGTTTGCGCAGACGTTGCAACGCTTGGGTGGAGCACCAGAAGTCAGGGCTCCGCTACACACGCTGGTACAGGAAAAGGACGGCTTATTGGTTCAACACGACAGCATTATGAACGTTGATATGCTGGAACGTCTGAATAAAGAACCCGATGTACGCATTGACGTCACGCCGATACAGGATGGTCAGGCGGGTGCGCCAGTTGAGATTTCTCTGGCCGAATTGGCTGCTCTGACCGTTGAGCTGCACATTCCACTGCTAACGCCCCCCCGTGAACCTCTCTTTGAATCGGTAGATCTGCTCGATTTCCCTGGTTATCGAGGTCGTCTGGGCGTTGAATCGATGGATGACATACGTCGGGAAGTGAAAAGTGAAGAGAGCAATCCGTTAGCGCAGTTGATCCTTCGCGGAAAAGTCGCCTATCTCTTTGAGCGATATACCGAAAACCAGGAAATGAACGTACTGGTTGTATGCACGGCATCGACTAAGCAATCTGATGTAAAAGAGGTTGGTGATGTACTGAATGAGTGGATCAACTACACCCAAGGCGCAGACACAGAGGCACGCGGACGACGACTGCCCGGCTTAATCTGGGCGCTCACCATGTTTGATCTACGCATCAGCCAAGGATTATCCCATGACGAAGCCATTCTTCGTCAGTCTTGGGGCCTTGGCGGAATGATCAAAATGGCGATGACGGAACGTTTTGGTAAATTTAAATGGATGCAGGAGTGGCAGCAGGGGCAAGCATTCAACAATACCTTTCTGGTACGTAAACCCGGTCAGATAACCCCTTTCATCCGCATAGAGAACGAGAAAGAAGACGCCATCCGCGAAGAAAGCAAAGCACAGTTAGCGCTGATGCGAAAAACCTTCCTGGAAGATAGTGCCGTTACTCGTTATATCGCCACCCCGGACGCCGCCTGGGACGCCATGCTCAACTTGAATGACGGCGGTATGCGTCGAATGGCCGACTACCTGAGCCAGGTCGCCCGGCCGGAAGTGAAGCTGGAGCGTATTGCAGAACAGCTACAGGATATGCGCGGTGAACTGGTAGAGGGTGGATTGGGAAAATGGTATCAGCCTGAAGGTGAAGAAGAAGTTGCGAAAAAAAATCTCATCGCTCAAGAGATTCTTGCCGCACTGAAAAAACGCAACGGCATGCATGGCGAACTGTTAGCGCGGCTTGTGCCCACCCGACGTTCCCTACAGGAGCTTTACCTACAGCAAATCTCGGTGGAACCAGAGGAAGCGACTGAAGAAGAGGCCGATTTTTTTGATATCGGCGTTGACGATGCATTTGGTATCGATGCCCCAGCCGCGGCGACGCATAGCCATGAAACTGCCTTTGCCCGTCAGGCATTGCAGCTTTGGATTAACCATCTGCGTGACCTGCCAGAAACACCGGCAATGCTGAACTATATCAATCTGCCAAGGCCGGTCATCGCGCTGCTGGTGGATGAACTGATCACCGGTTTGTTACGGCTGAAGCTAGAAGATGCGCTGGTTAGCGTAATGACCAACACCGAGCAAGCGGGTGTCCGCCGCGAGCGTATGGTCGAACGTCAGGTATCACGCGTACTGCACGTAATGAGCAATTTTGTCACCTGGCTTGGTTATTTGACTGTCCCTGAGACAAAACGCCCCGTTCGCCCCAACATGCAGGATCAAGCCATTTTCACCCGCCCAATGCAGTGCGACAGCGTACAGTGGATGGATGACGAGCGTCTTACACGCCTAACCCCGCAACAGCTTAACTACAGCGCCATTTTTATTATCGATTGGCTGATCGGTCTGGAAGCCTTGATCGCTGAGAACGCTGGTCATTCCGCTGGACGGGAAATCAGCGTGGCGCAAAATGAAAAGCTCGGCGCAATCATTCACCGTATTAAAACTGCACAGGAGTAA